The Pangasianodon hypophthalmus isolate fPanHyp1 chromosome 2, fPanHyp1.pri, whole genome shotgun sequence genome window below encodes:
- the cdk5r2a gene encoding cyclin-dependent kinase 5 activator 2a, translating to MGTVLSISPTSRKGGILDEKTEAGHGASGKTEKSLKRHSVLISALTWKRLVAASAKKKSAKKVNPNPPVSQISNPVDQLNTENLKKSQSGSERKKPGPLAVPVPTVPDKSLRANQTQNGSQTGKQLLPVQRQASTRSIISPRRVIVQASTGELLRCLSEFMCRRCYKLKELSPNEIILWFRNVDRSLLIQGWQDQGFITPANLVFVYLLCREAVTEDISSEYELQATFLTCLYLAYSYMGNEISYPLKPFLVETNKEVFWERSLRIIDKMSAKMLQINADPHFFTEVFQDLKNEGGPKDTNAKWTNTLDR from the coding sequence ATGGGCACGGTGCTCTCCATTTCTCCCACCTCCAGGAAAGGAGGGATTCTGGATGAAAAAACGGAGGCTGGACACGGTGCGAGTGGCAAGACTGAGAAAAGCCTAAAGCGTCATTCTGTTCTCATATCAGCCCTGACGTGGAAGAGGTTAGTGGCCGCGTCGGCCAAGAAGAAGAGTGCCAAAAAGGTGAACCCCAATCCTCCAGTTTCTCAAATCAGTAACCCTGTGGACCAGCTGAACACTGAAAATCTCAAGAAATCACAATCAGGCTCCGAGCGCAAAAAGCCTGGCCCGCTAGCAGTGCCGGTTCCGACTGTCCCAGATAAAAGCCTTCGCGCCAATCAAACCCAGAATGGCTCACAGACCGGAAAGCAGCTCCTGCCGGTCCAGAGACAAGCCAGCACCCGCTCGATCATCTCCCCACGACGCGTGATCGTCCAGGCGTCCACTGGCGAACTGCTGCGCTGCTTGAGCGAGTTCATGTGCCGCAGGTGCTACAAGCTCAAAGAGCTGAGCCCCAACGAGATCATCCTGTGGTTCCGAAATGTAGACCGCTCGCTGCTTATCCAAGGCTGGCAGGACCAAGGTTTCATCACGCCTGCCAACCTCGTGTTCGTCTACCTGCTGTGTCGGGAAGCCGTGACCGAGGACATCAGCAGCGAGTACGAGCTGCAGGCCACGTTCCTCACCTGCTTGTACCTGGCCTACTCCTACATGGGCAACGAGATCTCCTACCCGCTCAAGCCTTTTCTGGTCGAGACCAACAAGGAGGTGTTCTGGGAGCGCTCGCTGCGCATCATTGACAAAATGAGTGCCAAAATGCTGCAGATCAACGCCGACCCGCACTTCTTCACCGAGGTTTTCCAGGACCTCAAGAACGAAGGAGGCCCGAAGGACACTAATGCCAAATGGACAAACACCTTGGATCGCTAG
- the wnt6a gene encoding protein Wnt-6, whose product MMLPMQAHLLLVFTLTGRLWRVMGSPLVMDPNSICRRSKPAGGAYTELCQTQPELIREVAKGARLGIRECQHQFRHQRWNCTGHGKSLGKILQQDIRETAFINGITAAGVLHAVTRACSQGELLQCGCVAIESSSGSPIEQAMLNPNPALQDHHWEWGGCGDDVDFGYKISRQFTDTRKQKGKSDIRSLIDLHNNEAGRLAVKTNMRTECKCHGLSGSCTLHSCWRKLPLFRQVGNHLMQSFRTAVRVMGGNDGKSLVPLDRDVPPLSAHSLIYSDESPDFCVANRRTGSEGTRGRECNGTETGPGACDWLCCNKGHAEHTLEYEENCQCQFQWCCVVQCEQCAVRKAVSVCL is encoded by the exons ATGATGCTCCCAATGCAAGCGCACCTTCTTCTTGTCTTCACTCTCACCGGTCGCCTGTGGCG TGTGATGGGCAGTCCTCTTGTGATGGACCCAAACAGCATTTGCAGGAGGAGTAAGCCTGCAGGAGGTGCATATACTGAACTGTGCCAAACCCAGCCTGAATTAATCCGAGAAGTTGCCAAAGGTGCTCGGTTGGGCATACGCGAATGCCAACACCAGTTCCGCCATCAGCGCTGGAACTGTACAGGTCATGGCAAGAGTCTAGGCAAGATCCTGCAACAAG ATATTCGGGAGACGGCCTTCATAAACGGCATCACGGCTGCAGGAGTGCTGCATGCGGTAACACGGGCCTGCAGCCAGGGGGAGCTGCTACAGTGTGGCTGTGTGGCTATTGAGAGCTCTTCTGGTAGCCCCATTGAGCAGGCTATGCTGAATCCAAACCCTGCTCTCCAGGACCATCACTGGGAGTGGGGGGGTTGCGGAGATGATGTGGACTTTGGCTACAAGATTTCCAGACAGTTCACGGACACCAGAAAGCAGAAGGGCAAGAGTGATATCAGGAGCCTAATTGACCTGCACAACAATGAGGCAGGCAGACTG gcTGTAAAGACCAATATGAGAACCGAATGTAAATGTCACGGCCTCTCTGGCTCCTGCACACTCCACAGCTGCTGGAGGAAGTTGCCTCTGTTCCGCCAGGTTGGAAATCACCTCATGCAGAGCTTCCGAACAGCAGTTCGTGTGATGGGTGGCAACGACGGCAAATCCCTCGTCCCCCTGGACCGGGATGTTCCTCCCCTGAGTGCCCACAGTCTCATCTATTCAGATGAATCCCCAGATTTCTGCGTGGCCAATCGCAGGACGGGATCTGAAGGGACACGCGGTCGGGAGTGTAATGGTACAGAGACAGGGCCTGgagcctgtgattggctgtgctGCAATAAAGGACACGCAGAACACACTCTTGAATATGAGGAGAACTGCCAATGCCAGTTTCAGTGGTGTTGTGTGGTACAATGCGAGCAATGTGCTGTGAGAAAAGCGGTCAGCGTCTGCCTTTAG